From a region of the Leishmania major strain Friedlin complete genome, chromosome 4 genome:
- a CDS encoding spermidine synthase has protein sequence MPGPGLLPDGWFREESTMWPGQAQGLKVEKVLYDQPTEFQHLTVFESDPSGPWGTVMTLDGAIQLTDYDEFVYHEMLANLSLACHHKPERVLVIGGGDGGVVREVLRHKSEKDGVVQSVELVDIDGAVMQQSKKHFPQVACGFANPCVTATVGDGAAFVRNVPDSVYDVIIIDTTDPKGPASELFGADFYTNVLRILRPGGVVCNQGESVWLHRPLIEKMMGFLKKDIGFATVKYAMIYIPTYPCGSIGTLVCAKSADTDVTVPMRPVESLGFADQLKYYSSDMHKAAFVLPRFAAHLNE, from the coding sequence ATGCCAGGCCCTGGTCTTCTGCCTGATGGCTGGTTCCGTGAAGAGAGCACCATGTGGCCCGGCCAGGCACAGGGGCTCAAGGTGGAGAAGGTCCTATATGACCAACCCACCGAGTTCCAGCACTTGACGGTGTTCGAGTCCGACCCGAGCGGACCGTGGGGCACCGTCATGACcctcgacggcgccatccaGCTCACGGACTACGACGAGTTTGTGTACCATGAGATGCTTGCGAACCTGTCGCTGGCGTGCCACCACAAGCCGGAACGCGTGCTCGTCattggcggcggtgacggcggtgtcgtgcgcgaggtgctgcgccacaaGAGCGAGAAAGACGGCGTTGTACAGTCCGTCGAGCTCGTCGACATTGATGGCGCCGTGATGCAGCAGAGCAAGAAGCACTTCCCACAGGTCGCCTGCGGCTTCGCGAACCCGTGCGTGACGGCGACCGttggcgacggtgccgccttCGTAAGGAACGTGCCGGATAGCGTGTACGATGTCATCATCATCGACACAACAGACCCGAAGGGGCCGGCGTCGGAGTTGTTCGGCGCGGACTTCTACACGAATGTGCTCCGCATTCTGCGGCCGGGCGGCGTTGTGTGCAACCAGGGCGAGTCTGTCTGGCTGCATCGCCCGTTGATAGAGAAGATGATGGGGTTCCTGAAGAAGGATATCGGCTTTGCCACCGTCAAGTACGCAATGATCTACATCCCGACCTACCCATGCGGCAGCATCGGCACGCTGGTCTGCGCCAAGTCGGCAGACACGGACGTGACAGTGCCCATGAGGCCGGTGGAGTCGCTCGGGTTCGCCGACCAGCTCAAGTATTACAGCAGCGACATGCACAAGGCGGCCTtcgtgctgccgcgcttcGCGGCTCACCTGAACGAgtag